A genomic segment from Atribacterota bacterium encodes:
- the cobT gene encoding nicotinate-nucleotide--dimethylbenzimidazole phosphoribosyltransferase → MNNIKIKDLVKNIKPVNKEIEKEVLKKFDNLTKPRKSLGLLENLIARAAGIYATAKPDLSRKVIFLMAADHGVTAEKVSAYPSEITRQMILNFLNGGAAINVLTRHFGIEVIITDMGIRGDITDIKGLFNKKLNHGTKNMAVGPAMSRETAEQSIIHGYEVFEQAYTEKEIGLIGLGEMGIGNTTASSAVISVLTGEKVEKVVDKGTGLKPEEVLHKISIIKKAIEINRPNPDDAIDVLAKVGGFEIGGLVGCILAAAAKRIPVVMDGLISGACSLLAVNIAPIVEDYLFASHCSKEKGHKVALSNLRKRPIFDLEMHLGEGTGAVYGMNFIETGFKLLNQMATFDDLIES, encoded by the coding sequence AGAAATTGAGAAAGAAGTTTTAAAAAAGTTTGATAACTTAACCAAACCCAGAAAAAGTCTGGGGTTGTTAGAAAATTTAATAGCTAGAGCAGCCGGGATATATGCTACTGCAAAACCGGACCTCAGTAGAAAAGTAATTTTTCTGATGGCAGCTGATCACGGGGTTACTGCCGAAAAAGTAAGTGCATATCCATCTGAAATTACCCGGCAGATGATTTTGAATTTCTTAAATGGTGGTGCTGCAATCAATGTGCTCACCCGTCATTTTGGCATAGAGGTAATAATTACGGATATGGGAATAAGAGGAGATATTACAGATATCAAAGGCTTATTTAATAAGAAATTAAACCATGGAACCAAAAATATGGCTGTAGGACCAGCTATGTCAAGGGAAACAGCAGAACAATCAATTATTCACGGATACGAAGTTTTTGAGCAGGCTTATACGGAAAAAGAGATTGGTTTAATAGGGTTAGGTGAAATGGGAATTGGCAATACCACTGCCAGCAGTGCAGTAATATCTGTATTAACCGGTGAAAAAGTAGAAAAGGTAGTTGATAAGGGAACAGGGCTTAAGCCGGAAGAAGTATTACATAAGATTTCTATTATTAAAAAAGCTATTGAAATAAACCGGCCAAACCCTGATGATGCCATAGATGTCCTGGCAAAGGTAGGAGGATTTGAAATTGGCGGACTGGTAGGTTGTATCTTAGCCGCTGCAGCGAAAAGAATACCGGTGGTTATGGATGGATTGATATCAGGTGCCTGTTCACTATTGGCAGTGAATATTGCTCCTATAGTTGAGGATTATCTCTTTGCCAGCCATTGTTCAAAAGAGAAAGGTCATAAAGTTGCCTTGTCTAATCTCCGGAAAAGACCAATCTTTGATTTGGAAATGCACCTGGGAGAAGGAACCGGAGCGGTTTATGGTATGAATTTTATTGAAACAGGATTCAAACTTTTAAACCAAATGGCTACATTTGATGATTTGATAGAATCTTAA
- the cobU gene encoding bifunctional adenosylcobinamide kinase/adenosylcobinamide-phosphate guanylyltransferase produces the protein MNKRLPKLVLITGGVRSGKSTFAQNMAEGFGKKITFIATAQPLDKEMKQRIESHKANRPKHWETREEPCQVAKVISKTGQNTDVILVDCLGLLVSNLMQDYQEKVFSNLLAENIIKNIQEIIAEALKCPATVIIVSNEVGLGLVPENAMGRFFRDILGQANQLIASNADKVYLMVTGIPLLIKGNNNEKHF, from the coding sequence ATGAATAAAAGATTACCCAAACTGGTTTTAATTACCGGTGGAGTACGCAGTGGAAAGAGTACATTTGCGCAAAATATGGCTGAAGGTTTCGGTAAAAAAATAACCTTTATTGCCACTGCCCAGCCCCTGGATAAAGAAATGAAACAAAGAATTGAAAGTCATAAAGCAAACCGGCCGAAACACTGGGAAACCCGGGAAGAACCCTGCCAGGTAGCCAAAGTTATCTCAAAAACGGGACAGAATACAGATGTAATACTGGTTGATTGTCTCGGTTTGCTGGTATCCAATCTGATGCAGGATTATCAGGAAAAAGTATTCAGTAATTTGCTGGCTGAGAATATTATAAAAAATATTCAGGAAATTATTGCAGAAGCATTAAAATGTCCCGCAACTGTTATTATCGTGTCCAATGAAGTAGGATTAGGGTTGGTCCCCGAAAATGCTATGGGGCGTTTTTTTCGCGATATTTTAGGACAGGCCAACCAGTTAATTGCCTCAAATGCGGACAAGGTATATTTAATGGTAACAGGCATTCCTCTTTTGATTAAGG